One Hyalangium gracile genomic window carries:
- a CDS encoding RNA ligase RtcB family protein encodes MMTSPTASPPSARVRVIASSQSWMEGEALRQLEAVARFPGMRLAVGLPDLHPGKGAPVGAALASEGFLYPFLVGNDIGCGMGLWDVELAVRKAKPERWAARLDLDGPWEGNTAAFLAEQGVKSSGFEEALGTVGGGNHFAEVQRVDEVHDAPAFASLGLREDRLLLLVHSGSRGLGEATLRAHVDRHGAGGLAEDSDEARAYLARHDHAVAWGRANRALIAHRMMDGIGASGRRVLDVCHNSVVSREVEGCTCWLHRKGAAPSDQGPVVIPGSRGALSYLVLPVGEGSASAHSLAHGAGRKWNRTTARERMRERFSAESLTRTSFKSHVICEDRDLLFEEAPPAYKAIDRVVTDLVEAGLVRVVATLAPLLTYKKRGGARS; translated from the coding sequence ATGATGACCTCCCCCACTGCGAGTCCCCCGAGCGCCCGAGTTCGAGTCATTGCCTCCTCCCAATCCTGGATGGAAGGCGAGGCCCTCCGGCAGCTGGAAGCGGTGGCGCGATTTCCCGGCATGCGCCTGGCGGTAGGGCTGCCGGATCTCCATCCAGGCAAGGGAGCGCCGGTGGGCGCCGCGCTCGCCTCCGAGGGCTTCCTCTACCCCTTCCTCGTCGGCAATGACATCGGCTGTGGCATGGGGCTGTGGGACGTGGAGCTGGCGGTGCGCAAGGCGAAGCCAGAGCGGTGGGCGGCGCGGTTGGATCTCGATGGGCCGTGGGAAGGGAACACGGCGGCCTTCCTCGCGGAGCAAGGGGTGAAGAGCTCCGGCTTCGAGGAGGCGCTGGGGACGGTGGGCGGAGGCAACCACTTCGCGGAGGTGCAGCGGGTGGATGAAGTGCACGACGCGCCGGCCTTCGCGTCGTTGGGGCTGAGGGAGGACCGGCTGCTGCTGCTCGTCCACTCCGGCTCACGCGGGCTGGGCGAGGCGACGCTGAGGGCCCATGTGGACCGGCACGGCGCCGGCGGCCTCGCGGAGGACTCGGACGAGGCGCGGGCGTACCTGGCGCGGCATGACCACGCGGTGGCCTGGGGCCGAGCCAACCGGGCGCTCATCGCCCACCGCATGATGGACGGCATCGGCGCCAGCGGCCGGCGCGTCCTGGACGTCTGCCACAACAGCGTCGTGTCGCGAGAGGTGGAGGGCTGTACCTGCTGGCTGCATCGCAAGGGCGCGGCGCCTTCGGACCAGGGCCCCGTCGTGATTCCCGGCAGCCGCGGCGCGCTGAGCTACCTGGTCCTCCCGGTGGGAGAGGGCTCCGCGAGCGCGCACAGCCTGGCGCACGGCGCCGGCCGCAAGTGGAACCGCACCACCGCCCGTGAGCGGATGCGCGAGCGCTTCAGCGCCGAGTCCCTCACCCGCACCTCCTTCAAGAGCCACGTCATCTGCGAGGACCGCGACCTGCTCTTCGAGGAGGCCCCGCCCGCGTACAAGGCCATCGACCGGGTGGTGACGGACCTGGTGGAGGCGGGGCTCGTCCGGGTGGTGGCCACGCTGGCCCCGCTGCTCACCTACAAGAAGCGCGGGGGCGCGCGCTCCTAG
- a CDS encoding 23S rRNA (pseudouridine(1915)-N(3))-methyltransferase RlmH: MKVRLLSIGKDRSGLFAPGVQEYASRLAHYTRFELVELPEASGKKLKPGDAKAAEAQAILGRLKPQDWLVAMDERGKQLDSVELSRYVAKAQTGAKDLLFVIGGDEGLDESVRQAAHLTLSLSRMTLPHRLARLVLVEQLYRAFTLIKGEPYHK, from the coding sequence CTGAAGGTCCGCCTCCTCTCGATAGGCAAGGACCGCTCGGGCCTCTTCGCGCCGGGCGTCCAGGAGTATGCCTCTCGACTGGCGCACTACACGCGCTTCGAGCTGGTGGAGCTGCCCGAGGCCAGCGGCAAGAAGCTCAAGCCCGGAGATGCCAAGGCCGCCGAGGCCCAGGCCATCCTCGGGCGCCTCAAGCCCCAGGACTGGCTGGTGGCCATGGACGAGCGCGGCAAGCAGCTGGACTCGGTGGAGCTCAGCCGATACGTGGCCAAGGCGCAGACGGGCGCGAAGGATCTGCTCTTCGTCATCGGCGGAGACGAGGGGCTGGACGAGAGCGTCCGCCAGGCTGCCCACCTCACGCTCTCGCTGTCCCGGATGACGCTGCCACACCGGCTGGCACGGCTGGTGCTCGTCGAGCAGCTCTACCGCGCCTTCACCCTCATCAAGGGTGAGCCGTACCACAAGTGA
- the rsfS gene encoding ribosome silencing factor encodes MALKKKKTSSQKAKSGAKKTPAARGKKPTGKKLPARRRLAPTKGARKKSTLPAAPPELPAGPPENPRAKALAHKIAQLLLDKKASDVLVLDVRGMASYADYIVLASGESDRQVSAMAENVHVKVKTEDGLHPTGTEGTETGQWVLLDYGEVVAHLFLNDVRAFYDLEGLWADAPREKLS; translated from the coding sequence ATGGCACTGAAGAAGAAGAAGACGAGTTCCCAGAAGGCGAAGAGTGGCGCGAAGAAGACACCGGCGGCGCGCGGCAAGAAGCCGACGGGCAAGAAGCTCCCGGCGCGCCGCAGGCTGGCACCCACCAAGGGGGCGCGGAAGAAGTCCACCCTCCCCGCGGCGCCGCCGGAGCTGCCCGCCGGCCCACCCGAGAACCCCCGCGCGAAGGCGCTGGCGCACAAGATTGCCCAGCTGCTGCTCGACAAGAAGGCCTCGGACGTGCTCGTGCTGGACGTGCGCGGCATGGCCTCCTACGCGGACTACATCGTCCTGGCCTCGGGCGAGAGCGACCGACAGGTGAGCGCCATGGCCGAGAACGTCCACGTCAAGGTGAAGACGGAGGACGGCCTCCACCCCACGGGCACCGAGGGCACGGAGACGGGCCAGTGGGTGCTGCTCGACTACGGCGAGGTGGTGGCGCACCTGTTCCTCAACGACGTGCGCGCCTTCTACGATCTCGAGGGCCTCTGGGCCGACGCGCCCCGGGAGAAGCTCTCCTGA